One window from the genome of Acidobacteriota bacterium encodes:
- a CDS encoding DUF1844 domain-containing protein has protein sequence MKVTDRRMFTDDGELREEYRFLEQQKDAKGAEAPSPAAPDTAPRETSGVDGGEPSLGGPGTGPAEAAAGPSPAAGAGPGFMDLVAMLAEPIAFLLGDAQLPDGQSAEDLPRARMHIDLLGVLQEKTRGNVSAQETALLEDLLAQLRMRYVEKTRS, from the coding sequence GTGAAGGTCACCGACAGGAGGATGTTCACGGACGACGGCGAGCTGCGCGAAGAGTACCGCTTTCTCGAGCAGCAGAAGGACGCGAAAGGCGCCGAGGCCCCGTCGCCCGCGGCACCGGACACTGCCCCGCGCGAAACCTCGGGCGTGGACGGCGGCGAACCGTCCCTGGGCGGCCCGGGCACGGGACCCGCAGAGGCCGCCGCGGGCCCGTCGCCGGCGGCAGGTGCCGGGCCCGGCTTCATGGATCTGGTGGCCATGCTCGCCGAGCCGATCGCCTTCCTGCTCGGCGATGCGCAGCTTCCGGATGGCCAGAGTGCTGAGGATCTGCCGCGGGCTCGCATGCACATCGACCTGCTGGGGGTGCTCCAGGAGAAGACCCGGGGGAACGTGAGCGCTCAGGAAACGGCTTTGCTCGAGGACCTGCTCGCCCAGCTCCGGATGCGCTACGTCGAGAAGACCCGTAGCTGA
- the mazG gene encoding nucleoside triphosphate pyrophosphohydrolase: MSDRNRAGGAARDPSSLAPIGTLIDRLRRDCPWDRELSLRDLRAYLIEEAHELAAAIDERDPAAINEELGDLLFEAVYVARLASAELSDVPVGDAIRTVIEKMVARHPHVFGDEEASSAAEVAALWEQRKRDRAGRSVLDGVPASLPALVGAYRLGQKAAGIGFDWDAAAAVRAKVSEELEELDREMATDESAPTTKVEEELGDVLFAVANLARHLKVDPERALASANRKFRRRFAVVEAELESGVRAEIDGNRMELMERLWERAKREEE; encoded by the coding sequence ATGAGCGATCGTAACAGAGCCGGCGGAGCGGCACGGGACCCCTCCTCACTGGCTCCGATCGGCACCCTGATCGACCGGCTCCGCCGGGATTGTCCCTGGGATCGCGAGCTGTCCCTTCGGGATCTGCGCGCCTACCTGATCGAGGAGGCGCACGAGCTGGCCGCCGCGATCGACGAGCGCGATCCCGCGGCGATCAACGAGGAGCTGGGCGATCTGCTCTTCGAGGCCGTCTACGTCGCCCGGCTCGCCAGCGCCGAGCTGTCGGACGTGCCGGTCGGCGACGCGATTCGAACCGTGATCGAGAAGATGGTGGCCCGTCACCCGCACGTGTTCGGCGACGAGGAGGCCTCATCCGCGGCCGAGGTCGCGGCCCTCTGGGAGCAACGCAAACGTGATCGGGCCGGACGTTCCGTGCTGGACGGCGTACCCGCATCGCTGCCGGCCCTGGTCGGCGCCTACCGTCTCGGTCAGAAGGCGGCCGGCATCGGCTTCGACTGGGACGCGGCCGCCGCCGTGCGCGCCAAGGTGTCCGAGGAGCTCGAGGAGCTGGACCGGGAGATGGCGACGGACGAGTCGGCGCCGACGACGAAGGTCGAAGAGGAGTTGGGCGACGTCCTCTTCGCCGTGGCCAATCTGGCTCGCCATCTCAAGGTGGATCCGGAGCGCGCCCTCGCGTCAGCGAACAGGAAGTTCCGCCGCCGCTTCGCGGTGGTGGAAGCGGAACTCGAATCGGGAGTCCGCGCCGAGATCGACGGCAACCGGATGGAGTTGATGGAACGGCTGTGGGAGCGTGCCAAGCGGGAAGAGGAGTAA